In Aliamphritea ceti, a single window of DNA contains:
- a CDS encoding GDCCVxC domain-containing (seleno)protein: MSGKVILTSELTCPECGYVKPEQMPTDSCQWFYECESCKALFKPLKGDCCVFCSYGTVPCPPIQIDGSCCK; the protein is encoded by the coding sequence ATGTCAGGTAAAGTGATCTTAACCTCTGAACTAACTTGTCCGGAATGTGGCTATGTTAAGCCGGAACAAATGCCAACAGATTCCTGCCAGTGGTTTTATGAATGTGAGTCCTGCAAAGCACTGTTCAAACCATTAAAAGGGGATTGCTGCGTGTTTTGTTCATATGGAACGGTGCCTTGCCCACCAATTCAAATAGACGGAAGCTGTTGTAAATAG
- a CDS encoding MerR family transcriptional regulator codes for MYVNTAVMTISVLASSAGVGVETVRYYQRYGLMQEPAKPASGYRHYTALDLQRLLFIRRAKNLGFSLKDILALLALDGGSNCQLTRNLAAVRLSEVETRMKDLQLLASRLESIVLSCDQNISAGIDECPAIDSMVRETTVN; via the coding sequence ATGTATGTAAATACGGCAGTAATGACGATAAGTGTATTAGCGTCCAGTGCGGGAGTTGGTGTAGAAACCGTTCGTTATTATCAGCGTTACGGCCTGATGCAAGAACCGGCAAAGCCCGCAAGTGGTTACCGCCATTATACGGCGTTGGATTTACAGCGGTTATTGTTTATTCGCAGAGCTAAGAATCTCGGCTTTAGCCTTAAAGATATATTGGCATTACTGGCGCTGGATGGCGGCAGTAATTGCCAGTTAACCCGTAATTTAGCTGCGGTACGTCTCTCTGAGGTTGAGACTCGCATGAAAGATCTGCAGCTCCTGGCGAGTAGGTTAGAAAGCATTGTGCTTAGTTGTGATCAGAACATTTCAGCAGGTATTGATGAATGCCCGGCAATTGACAGCATGGTCCGCGAAACTACAGTCAATTAA
- a CDS encoding 3-deoxy-7-phosphoheptulonate synthase, which yields MSDKRVENLNIESNEVLLTPAELKSKLPLSETAAASVMEGRQVIKNILKGEDKRLFVVVGPCSIHDTKAAIEYGQRLKELAAKVEDTLYLVMRVYFEKPRTTVGWKGLINDPHMNDSFQIVEGLHIGRDLLLQLAEAGLPLATEALDPISPQYLQDLISWSAIGARTTESQTHREMSSGLSGAVGFKNGTDGGLTVAINALESVAHPHNFLGINEDGQCSVVRTKGNEYGHVVLRGGNGKPNYDSVNVALCEQALEKASVSTNIMVDCSHANSNKDHNLQPLVMTDVTNQIIDGNKTIVGLMVESNLGAGNQKMTADPADLEYGVSITDACIDWDTTEKTLLDMHEKLKAVLPNR from the coding sequence ATGTCTGATAAACGCGTAGAAAACCTCAATATTGAGAGTAATGAAGTCCTCCTCACTCCTGCCGAACTAAAGTCCAAATTGCCGCTGAGCGAAACTGCCGCTGCGTCTGTTATGGAAGGCCGTCAGGTTATTAAAAACATCCTTAAAGGCGAAGATAAGCGTCTTTTTGTCGTTGTTGGTCCTTGTTCTATTCACGATACTAAAGCCGCCATCGAATATGGGCAGCGTCTGAAGGAACTTGCAGCTAAGGTTGAAGACACTCTGTATCTGGTTATGCGCGTCTATTTTGAGAAGCCACGTACAACTGTAGGCTGGAAAGGCTTAATCAACGACCCGCACATGAACGATTCTTTCCAGATTGTTGAAGGACTGCATATTGGCCGTGATCTGTTGCTGCAACTGGCTGAAGCCGGGCTGCCACTGGCAACTGAAGCACTTGATCCAATTTCACCGCAGTACCTGCAGGATCTGATTTCATGGTCTGCAATCGGTGCCCGTACAACTGAGTCACAAACTCACCGTGAAATGTCCAGCGGCCTGTCCGGCGCAGTAGGTTTCAAGAACGGCACTGACGGTGGTCTGACAGTTGCTATTAACGCGCTTGAATCTGTTGCTCATCCACACAACTTCCTGGGTATCAACGAAGATGGCCAGTGCTCGGTTGTTCGTACTAAGGGCAATGAGTATGGTCACGTTGTTCTGCGTGGTGGTAACGGCAAACCAAACTACGACTCTGTTAATGTAGCACTGTGTGAACAGGCTCTGGAAAAAGCCAGCGTATCAACCAACATCATGGTTGACTGCAGCCACGCTAACTCCAATAAAGACCACAACCTGCAGCCACTGGTTATGACTGACGTGACTAACCAGATCATCGACGGCAACAAAACTATTGTTGGTCTGATGGTTGAAAGTAACCTCGGTGCAGGTAATCAGAAGATGACAGCAGACCCTGCTGACCTGGAATACGGTGTCTCTATTACAGATGCATGTATTGACTGGGATACGACTGAAAAGACTCTGCTGGATATGCATGAAAAACTGAAAGCAGTACTACCAAACCGCTAA
- the merC gene encoding organomercurial transporter MerC, with translation MRLSGFALATEKLGAFGAIISAMGCASCFPVLGALGAAMGMGFLAQYEGVFINTLLPVFAWLALGAAVLTGMQHRLWWRLLLAMAGPLMVLATLYLFWTDNWSTLMFYLAIALMFIVGVYDLISPPRQSCTMRLRKPNATPEED, from the coding sequence ATGCGACTGTCTGGATTTGCGCTTGCTACAGAAAAACTGGGGGCTTTCGGGGCGATTATCTCAGCTATGGGCTGTGCATCTTGCTTCCCTGTACTCGGAGCGTTGGGTGCTGCAATGGGAATGGGATTTTTGGCTCAGTACGAGGGAGTGTTTATTAATACACTCTTACCCGTATTCGCCTGGTTAGCATTGGGCGCAGCTGTTTTAACGGGAATGCAGCACCGGCTTTGGTGGCGGTTGTTACTGGCAATGGCGGGCCCACTGATGGTATTAGCAACTTTGTATCTGTTCTGGACAGATAACTGGAGCACTTTGATGTTTTATCTGGCAATTGCTCTGATGTTTATCGTGGGTGTGTACGACCTGATATCACCACCTCGCCAAAGTTGCACTATGCGCTTACGAAAACCAAATGCTACCCCGGAGGAAGATTAG
- a CDS encoding LysR family transcriptional regulator has translation MIQSMKNIERSNIDSELLRTFLAIAETKNLTQAANLLNRTQSAISVQIRKLEEALDTCLFYRQPRGMLLTESGHRLLPEATVLVNDIDRISRLFSNKLTGQISIGVPDDFSRPWLEAILRQFALRHPDVDVTVNGSFSENFPQAISKGELDMALYTVGPDESCDDIICQEEMVWAVTDNFITEPEKPLPLALFNRECWWREAAVKALSNAGVNYRIAFSSESLSGIIAAINAGLVIGMLSRSSLQPHMRELSNVDGLPELPVSTTILLSGPQDTPLTQAMSQVITEVTH, from the coding sequence ATGATCCAATCCATGAAAAATATCGAACGCTCTAATATCGACAGTGAACTGCTGCGGACATTTCTTGCGATTGCTGAAACTAAAAATCTTACTCAGGCAGCAAACCTGCTTAACCGTACTCAGTCAGCAATAAGCGTCCAGATACGTAAACTGGAGGAAGCTCTTGATACCTGCCTGTTTTACCGGCAACCAAGAGGCATGCTGTTAACTGAAAGTGGACATCGCCTGTTACCTGAAGCAACAGTATTGGTAAACGATATTGACCGGATATCCCGCCTATTCAGTAATAAACTGACCGGGCAAATAAGCATAGGGGTACCAGACGACTTTTCACGTCCATGGCTGGAAGCAATTCTGCGACAGTTTGCGCTGCGTCATCCCGATGTAGATGTCACTGTCAACGGCAGTTTCAGTGAGAACTTCCCACAGGCAATCAGTAAAGGCGAGCTGGATATGGCGCTATATACGGTTGGCCCCGATGAGTCCTGTGACGATATCATCTGTCAGGAAGAGATGGTTTGGGCGGTCACTGATAACTTTATAACAGAGCCGGAAAAACCTTTACCACTGGCGCTCTTTAACCGTGAGTGCTGGTGGCGTGAGGCAGCCGTTAAAGCACTGAGTAACGCCGGTGTAAATTATCGGATTGCTTTTAGCAGTGAAAGCTTGTCGGGAATAATAGCAGCTATAAATGCTGGTCTTGTCATTGGCATGCTAAGCCGTTCAAGCTTGCAGCCTCATATGCGCGAGCTGAGCAACGTTGACGGCCTGCCTGAATTGCCGGTATCCACAACCATTTTGCTAAGCGGTCCGCAAGACACGCCGCTTACTCAGGCCATGAGCCAGGTCATTACCGAAGTCACCCACTGA
- a CDS encoding NADP-dependent isocitrate dehydrogenase yields the protein MTTNKQTMYYTLTDEAPSLATCSLLPIIRTFTSAADIDVKISDISLAGRVLSAFPDNLSEDQKVVDGLSFLGKLTQDPDANIIKLPNISASIPQLKACIAELQGQGYDIPDYPEAPTNDTDKDVQTRYSKILGSAVNPVLREGNSDRRAPAAVKAYARKFPHSMGKWSMASRTHADHMRGGDFFSSEQSITSNEAQNVRIEFVTKDGEVQQKKELSLEKGEVLDSMYMCCKSLREFFEKSLNDAKETNVMWSLHVKATMMKVSHPIVFGHAVTVFYKDLFEKHADLFAKLGVNPNNGLGSVYEKIASLPNSVREEIEEDIQACYESRPELAMVDSVKGISNLHVPSDVIVDASMPAMIRSSGKMWGPDGKAKDTKAVMPESTYARIYQEMINFCKTHGAFDPTTMGTVSNVGLMAKKAEEYGSHDKTFEIEQDGTMRVVDATGNVLMSHEVEVGDIWRACQTKDEPVRDWVKLGVNRARNSGTPAVFWLDPERAHDVQLTAKVEAYLKEHDTEGLDIRIMSYDEAIRFSMERQLRGKDTISVTGNVLRDYLTDLFPIMELGTSAKMLSIVPMLKGGGMYETGAGGSAPKHVQQVQEENHLRWDSLGEFMAISVSLEEQGLKGNARAALLSKTLDEATIELLENNKSPSRKTGELDNRGSHFYLGKYWAQAVANQTEDAELAAQFKQLAEDLANGEDAIIGELKAVQGSAPELDGYYHANRDMVKKVMRPSATLNAALARANG from the coding sequence ATGACAACCAATAAACAAACGATGTACTACACCCTGACCGACGAAGCACCATCATTGGCGACCTGTTCTCTGCTCCCTATTATCAGAACATTCACCTCTGCTGCTGACATCGATGTCAAAATCAGCGATATCTCTCTTGCTGGTCGTGTACTGTCTGCGTTCCCCGATAACCTGAGTGAAGATCAGAAAGTTGTTGATGGCCTGTCGTTCCTGGGCAAACTGACTCAGGACCCGGATGCCAATATCATTAAGCTTCCTAACATCAGTGCTTCAATTCCTCAGTTAAAAGCATGTATTGCTGAATTACAGGGTCAGGGCTACGACATCCCTGATTACCCGGAAGCACCAACTAACGATACAGATAAAGATGTTCAGACGCGTTACTCTAAGATTCTGGGCAGTGCAGTAAACCCTGTTCTGCGTGAAGGTAACTCTGACCGTCGCGCACCTGCTGCTGTAAAAGCATACGCACGTAAATTCCCGCATTCTATGGGTAAGTGGAGCATGGCTTCACGCACTCACGCTGACCACATGCGTGGCGGAGACTTCTTCTCCAGCGAACAGTCCATCACGTCTAATGAAGCTCAGAACGTACGCATTGAGTTCGTAACTAAAGACGGTGAAGTACAGCAGAAGAAAGAACTGAGCCTGGAAAAAGGTGAAGTACTGGACAGCATGTACATGTGCTGTAAATCACTGCGTGAATTCTTTGAAAAGTCGCTGAACGATGCGAAAGAAACTAACGTAATGTGGTCTCTGCACGTTAAAGCAACCATGATGAAGGTTTCCCACCCTATCGTATTTGGTCACGCGGTAACTGTTTTCTATAAAGATCTGTTCGAAAAGCACGCCGACCTGTTTGCTAAGCTGGGTGTTAACCCAAACAACGGCCTGGGCAGTGTTTACGAAAAGATTGCCAGCCTGCCTAACTCTGTTCGTGAAGAAATCGAAGAAGACATCCAGGCATGCTACGAATCCCGTCCTGAACTGGCGATGGTTGATTCTGTTAAAGGTATTTCTAACCTGCACGTACCAAGTGACGTAATTGTTGATGCATCTATGCCGGCGATGATTCGTAGCTCCGGTAAGATGTGGGGCCCTGATGGGAAGGCTAAAGACACTAAAGCTGTTATGCCAGAAAGCACCTATGCACGCATCTATCAGGAAATGATTAATTTCTGTAAGACGCATGGCGCATTCGACCCAACGACTATGGGTACTGTTTCTAACGTTGGCCTGATGGCTAAGAAAGCAGAAGAATACGGTTCTCACGATAAGACTTTCGAAATTGAGCAAGACGGTACCATGCGTGTAGTTGACGCTACAGGTAACGTACTGATGTCTCATGAAGTTGAAGTTGGTGATATCTGGCGTGCCTGCCAGACCAAAGACGAGCCAGTACGTGACTGGGTTAAGCTGGGCGTAAACCGTGCACGTAACTCTGGCACCCCTGCTGTCTTCTGGTTGGATCCTGAGCGTGCTCACGACGTACAGCTGACGGCTAAAGTTGAAGCTTACCTGAAAGAGCATGACACTGAAGGTCTGGATATCCGCATCATGTCTTATGATGAAGCGATTCGCTTCTCTATGGAACGCCAGCTGCGCGGTAAAGACACCATCTCTGTAACAGGTAACGTATTACGTGATTACCTGACTGACCTGTTCCCTATCATGGAACTTGGCACGTCTGCGAAGATGCTGTCTATCGTACCTATGCTGAAAGGCGGCGGTATGTATGAAACTGGTGCAGGCGGTTCTGCGCCTAAGCACGTGCAGCAAGTTCAGGAAGAAAACCACCTGCGTTGGGATTCCTTGGGTGAGTTCATGGCGATCTCAGTATCTCTGGAAGAACAGGGACTGAAAGGTAACGCACGTGCTGCTCTGCTGTCTAAGACACTGGATGAAGCAACGATTGAACTGCTGGAAAACAACAAGTCACCTTCTCGTAAGACAGGTGAACTGGATAACCGCGGCAGCCACTTCTACCTGGGTAAATACTGGGCTCAGGCAGTTGCAAATCAAACTGAAGATGCTGAACTGGCAGCTCAGTTCAAGCAACTGGCTGAAGACCTTGCAAACGGTGAAGACGCTATCATTGGTGAACTGAAGGCCGTACAGGGTTCAGCACCTGAACTGGATGGCTACTACCACGCCAATCGTGACATGGTTAAGAAAGTAATGCGCCCAAGCGCAACACTTAACGCTGCCCTGGCCCGTGCCAACGGCTAA
- a CDS encoding permease, with translation MSCEVSESGCMGSDSRTSNARYWLFGLLTVLIICINPVAFWQAIQFSLQSLWLVSPMIIIGVALTAFMLATNSVQLIARAFRGRELSMILWVSLAGAITPVCGATVLPLIAGLLLARVPLAPVMAFWLASPITDPAMLSLTAATLGWPLAIAKTAGAVGAGLFGGLAVLLMTSSGYLREPIKAQSELHRLSTNMLGTEDSLLWSFWKEQHRKTVFKGSIKSNGRLMIIWLSLAFIAEFYLQRFVPLEWLPELFGSDATWAVPLAAIVGSPIYLDGYAALPLVRSLIDAGMGPDAALTFLIAGGITSAWAAVPVFALVRGQVFILYLLLALLASMLVGFVSGFFL, from the coding sequence ATGTCCTGTGAAGTTTCTGAGTCTGGCTGTATGGGTTCAGACAGTCGAACTAGCAATGCCCGTTACTGGCTGTTTGGTTTGTTAACGGTGCTCATCATATGTATTAACCCGGTAGCATTTTGGCAAGCTATTCAATTTTCATTACAGAGTCTGTGGCTGGTTAGCCCGATGATTATCATTGGAGTGGCTTTAACTGCTTTTATGCTAGCAACTAATTCCGTACAACTGATTGCACGGGCGTTTCGTGGCAGAGAATTATCAATGATTCTCTGGGTTTCACTGGCCGGGGCGATAACACCTGTATGCGGTGCAACTGTATTACCATTAATAGCTGGCCTGCTGCTGGCAAGAGTTCCATTAGCACCTGTTATGGCGTTCTGGTTGGCATCACCAATAACCGATCCTGCCATGCTGTCTCTTACGGCTGCTACATTAGGCTGGCCACTGGCAATTGCTAAGACGGCAGGTGCTGTTGGAGCTGGATTATTTGGCGGTTTGGCTGTGTTACTGATGACCAGTAGTGGCTATTTACGCGAACCAATAAAAGCACAGTCTGAGTTACATAGGTTGAGCACTAACATGCTTGGTACTGAAGACAGTCTTTTATGGTCGTTCTGGAAAGAACAGCATCGTAAAACAGTATTCAAGGGCAGTATTAAAAGCAATGGCAGACTGATGATTATCTGGTTGTCTCTTGCGTTTATTGCTGAGTTTTATTTGCAAAGGTTTGTGCCATTAGAGTGGTTACCAGAGTTGTTTGGTAGTGACGCTACCTGGGCGGTGCCTTTAGCTGCAATTGTAGGTTCGCCTATATATCTGGATGGCTATGCCGCTTTACCGTTGGTCAGAAGCCTGATTGATGCGGGTATGGGCCCTGATGCAGCACTGACATTTTTGATAGCAGGTGGCATAACCAGTGCTTGGGCTGCAGTGCCTGTATTTGCTCTGGTAAGGGGGCAAGTGTTTATTCTGTACTTACTTCTGGCGTTGCTAGCATCAATGCTAGTGGGCTTCGTCAGTGGTTTTTTCTTATAA
- a CDS encoding methyl-accepting chemotaxis protein: MSIKQKLWLGFGLLISLFSGLGAYQSYQLGLLSNTAVAAFEYPLTAVDQSRAAWDTFRNSRDLVNRQLARIEFNDATAAERQLLSYQETFKQQLSNAITATSALMVQGDTTQLSQAAAQWYRLNLQRIGGQQQRLLTDQRTLNTLDMQLGDELQKLVDNSLYAASEHKKHTITHTRQVQYVNNIILGLSSLIGIILAFMIARSLTLPLAELLSAVKNLAHGKGDLTQRLGFKRNDEIGQLAGEVDIFIARIHLLVSETRDSVEQANNTLQHVGSLTAETSLGVKQQKQHLVDTADIVDQMHQTVELVADHSFEAKEQAVKINYETRSSLTLVQDSADSIGQLAHEVANASNSTQALESASESISELLTVIEVIADQTNLLALNAAIEAARAGEAGRGFAVVADEVRSLALKTRQSTENIQQTVCNIQQGVKNTRTVMDQGQQLALECVAKSQAVSDALHNMTENAASIESINLGISSETEQQRSSMQEINNHMTNVSTVADQTEGVTHALQSGREQLETALSKVAGNMAEFKL, translated from the coding sequence ATGAGTATTAAACAGAAATTATGGTTGGGCTTTGGCTTACTAATCAGTCTGTTCAGCGGCCTGGGTGCTTATCAAAGCTATCAACTGGGCCTGCTCAGTAATACCGCAGTAGCGGCATTTGAATATCCATTAACAGCGGTAGATCAGAGCCGTGCTGCCTGGGATACCTTCCGTAACAGTCGGGATCTGGTTAACCGGCAACTGGCACGCATCGAATTTAACGATGCAACTGCAGCAGAACGGCAATTACTTAGTTATCAGGAAACTTTCAAGCAACAGCTCAGCAATGCGATCACAGCAACCTCCGCTCTGATGGTTCAGGGTGATACAACGCAGCTGAGTCAGGCAGCTGCTCAATGGTATCGACTCAACCTGCAACGTATAGGAGGTCAGCAGCAGCGACTGTTAACCGATCAACGCACGTTAAACACACTCGACATGCAATTAGGTGATGAATTACAAAAACTGGTTGATAACAGCCTTTATGCCGCCAGCGAGCACAAAAAGCATACCATTACCCATACCCGGCAGGTTCAGTATGTAAATAATATTATTCTCGGACTCAGCAGCCTGATTGGCATCATTCTGGCGTTTATGATTGCTCGCAGCCTTACCCTGCCCCTGGCAGAACTACTAAGTGCAGTTAAAAATCTTGCTCACGGTAAAGGCGACCTCACACAGCGACTTGGATTCAAGCGTAATGATGAGATTGGCCAGCTAGCCGGTGAAGTAGATATTTTTATTGCCCGCATACACTTACTGGTAAGTGAAACCCGCGACTCTGTTGAACAGGCAAATAATACGCTACAGCACGTAGGCAGCTTAACAGCAGAAACCAGTCTGGGCGTTAAACAACAAAAGCAACATTTAGTGGATACAGCAGATATTGTTGATCAAATGCATCAGACCGTAGAATTAGTAGCTGATCATTCCTTCGAAGCCAAAGAGCAGGCGGTAAAGATCAACTATGAAACCCGTAGCAGTCTGACATTAGTACAGGATTCTGCAGACAGTATCGGCCAGCTCGCGCATGAAGTAGCCAATGCCAGTAACAGTACGCAAGCGCTGGAATCAGCCAGTGAATCCATCAGTGAATTGTTAACCGTTATTGAAGTCATCGCTGACCAGACCAACCTACTGGCACTTAACGCAGCAATTGAAGCTGCCCGTGCTGGTGAAGCTGGTCGTGGCTTTGCCGTTGTTGCCGATGAAGTGCGCTCACTGGCACTGAAGACCAGGCAGTCTACTGAGAATATCCAGCAGACTGTCTGTAATATTCAGCAAGGCGTCAAAAACACCCGTACAGTGATGGATCAGGGGCAGCAGCTTGCACTGGAATGCGTCGCAAAAAGCCAGGCAGTCAGTGATGCGTTACACAACATGACAGAAAATGCTGCCAGCATTGAAAGCATAAACCTGGGGATCTCAAGTGAAACGGAACAGCAAAGATCCAGCATGCAGGAAATCAATAACCATATGACAAATGTCAGCACGGTTGCCGATCAGACAGAAGGCGTCACCCATGCATTACAGAGCGGTCGTGAGCAACTTGAAACAGCTTTATCTAAAGTGGCTGGTAACATGGCTGAGTTTAAACTCTGA
- the dsbD gene encoding protein-disulfide reductase DsbD, producing MLQRIQQWLSYLLACTFFILSTVPAVQAGLFDNADPFGASDGPVDVEQAFMFDYEQGADGKLKLVWTIKDGYYLYRDKTELTTSEQISELSREHSAAKLKSDPLFGDVYVYYNQGLMDLQLSSTTGAAVNETMTVSYQGCWDGGICYPPVQKTVSLKDIPVVKASVIPVVAATDPAMANADKVIQAVIPKQPAQPLTTTLSEQDRFAQLLSSSNLLLTLGAFFVAGMALALTPCVFPMIPILSSIIIGQKQPVSAKRGFFLSLVYVLSVAVTYTVIGIIAGLFGENLQAAFQNAWIIGFFSFIFVLLSLSMFGFYDLQLPNSLQSKLNEMSNSQQGGSLIGIVIMGLLSALIVGPCMAAPLAGALIYIGQTGDPVLGGAALFSLSMGMGIPLLIVGASAGKLLPKAGMWMENVKAGFGVMLLLLAVWMLDRVIADGVAIFLYGVILLVSAVYMKALDSLVDASKWQRFWKGIAVLILVYGGSLVIGSLSGSQSLFQPLKGLASNGGVASQEAKVEFVKVTNEQALDQILMTAEQNGQPVMLDFYADWCISCVELDKITFVDAGVQQALKSFISVKVDVTANDADSKALYKRYSVIGPPALIFYDKQGNIQPNMTLIGMVQPDDFTGHIQPLI from the coding sequence GTGTTGCAAAGAATTCAGCAATGGCTCAGCTATCTGCTAGCTTGCACTTTTTTCATACTTTCGACAGTGCCGGCAGTACAGGCAGGCCTGTTCGATAACGCTGACCCTTTCGGTGCCAGTGATGGTCCTGTCGATGTCGAACAAGCCTTTATGTTTGATTATGAACAGGGCGCAGACGGCAAGCTTAAACTGGTCTGGACGATCAAAGACGGTTATTACCTGTATCGTGACAAAACAGAGCTGACGACCAGTGAGCAGATATCTGAATTGTCCCGTGAACATTCTGCAGCCAAGCTGAAATCAGACCCCCTGTTTGGTGATGTTTATGTTTATTACAACCAGGGATTGATGGATCTTCAGCTTAGCAGCACTACCGGTGCGGCTGTTAATGAAACAATGACTGTTTCTTATCAGGGCTGCTGGGATGGTGGTATCTGTTACCCGCCCGTGCAGAAGACCGTTAGTCTTAAAGATATTCCGGTTGTTAAAGCTTCAGTGATACCTGTGGTGGCAGCAACTGATCCGGCTATGGCGAATGCAGATAAAGTCATTCAGGCGGTTATACCTAAGCAGCCTGCTCAACCATTGACGACGACATTAAGTGAACAGGATAGGTTCGCGCAACTGTTATCGTCCAGCAACCTGTTGCTGACTCTGGGGGCATTCTTTGTCGCTGGAATGGCGCTGGCACTGACACCTTGTGTCTTTCCGATGATCCCGATTCTTTCGAGCATCATCATAGGCCAGAAACAGCCAGTCAGTGCTAAACGAGGATTCTTCTTATCGCTGGTCTATGTGTTGTCTGTGGCAGTTACCTATACGGTAATCGGTATTATCGCTGGCCTGTTTGGTGAAAACTTGCAGGCGGCTTTCCAGAATGCATGGATCATAGGCTTCTTCAGCTTCATTTTCGTTTTATTGTCTTTGTCGATGTTTGGTTTTTACGACCTGCAGCTGCCTAACAGTTTACAGAGCAAACTTAATGAAATGAGTAACAGCCAGCAGGGCGGCAGCCTGATCGGCATCGTTATTATGGGCCTGCTGTCTGCTCTAATTGTTGGCCCGTGCATGGCTGCACCGCTCGCAGGAGCGCTGATTTATATTGGCCAGACCGGCGATCCCGTTTTAGGTGGTGCAGCATTATTCAGTCTGAGTATGGGTATGGGGATTCCTCTATTAATTGTCGGTGCTTCAGCGGGTAAGTTGTTACCTAAAGCCGGTATGTGGATGGAGAACGTTAAAGCAGGCTTCGGTGTCATGTTGCTGCTGCTGGCGGTCTGGATGCTTGACCGGGTGATAGCTGACGGTGTCGCGATCTTCTTGTACGGTGTGATTCTGCTGGTGAGCGCGGTTTACATGAAAGCGCTGGATTCTCTGGTAGATGCCAGTAAATGGCAGCGTTTCTGGAAAGGCATTGCTGTACTGATTCTTGTCTATGGAGGGAGCCTGGTTATAGGCAGCCTGAGTGGCAGTCAGAGCCTGTTCCAGCCACTGAAAGGATTGGCTTCTAACGGTGGAGTTGCGTCTCAAGAAGCTAAGGTAGAGTTTGTAAAAGTGACGAATGAACAGGCACTTGATCAAATTCTCATGACTGCTGAGCAAAATGGTCAGCCTGTTATGTTGGATTTCTATGCTGACTGGTGTATTTCCTGTGTTGAGCTGGACAAGATAACCTTTGTTGATGCCGGCGTTCAGCAAGCACTTAAGTCATTTATCAGTGTTAAAGTAGATGTGACTGCCAATGATGCCGATTCAAAGGCACTGTATAAACGCTATAGTGTGATTGGACCGCCAGCACTGATTTTTTATGATAAACAGGGCAACATTCAGCCGAACATGACGTTGATCGGCATGGTCCAGCCAGATGATTTTACCGGTCACATACAACCGTTGATCTAG
- a CDS encoding cytochrome-c peroxidase: MSYIATFRAVLTASVLLSSGQVAAADTSIDSLKAQYQRPESIPFPADNLYSAEKAQLGKMLFFDQRLSKNFNMTCATCHNPSLGWEDGVPGAFGGQGKFLDRHSPTILNMAWGDSFFWDGRSETLEEQVRGPVESANEMNISMAEVVERLSKVQAYQDMFRRVFPDSGISSNSVMKAIATYERTLVSGTAPFDRWVTGDEQAITESAKRGFEFFNNGAGCSDCHSGWNFSDNKFYDIGLASTDEGRKTVTGNDKDLKAFKTPGLRNIQQRAPYMHDGSMTTLDQVIVHYIAGGIPRASRSDKIKVRPMTAQQMQDLRSFLESLTGDDQPVSLPILPF, translated from the coding sequence ATGTCCTATATCGCCACATTCAGAGCCGTTCTTACAGCATCCGTTTTGCTGAGCTCTGGGCAGGTAGCCGCTGCAGACACATCAATCGATTCCCTTAAAGCTCAGTATCAACGGCCAGAGAGCATTCCGTTCCCTGCTGACAATCTTTACAGCGCTGAAAAAGCACAACTCGGTAAAATGCTGTTTTTTGATCAACGTCTGAGTAAGAATTTTAATATGACCTGTGCTACCTGCCACAATCCGTCCCTTGGCTGGGAAGATGGTGTGCCCGGCGCTTTTGGTGGACAAGGTAAATTCCTCGACCGTCACTCCCCGACAATTCTCAATATGGCCTGGGGAGACAGCTTCTTTTGGGATGGACGTAGTGAAACCCTCGAAGAACAGGTAAGAGGACCAGTTGAATCAGCGAATGAAATGAACATCAGCATGGCAGAAGTTGTTGAACGTCTGAGTAAGGTCCAGGCATATCAGGACATGTTCCGTCGTGTATTTCCCGACTCAGGCATTAGCAGCAACAGCGTAATGAAAGCCATCGCTACTTATGAGCGTACTCTGGTGTCAGGCACAGCCCCTTTTGATCGCTGGGTAACCGGAGATGAGCAGGCAATCACTGAATCAGCCAAACGCGGTTTCGAATTCTTTAACAATGGTGCTGGTTGCAGTGATTGCCATTCAGGCTGGAACTTCAGCGATAACAAATTTTACGACATTGGTCTCGCCTCCACTGATGAAGGGCGTAAAACAGTAACTGGCAATGATAAAGATCTTAAGGCCTTTAAAACTCCCGGACTAAGAAACATACAACAACGCGCACCTTATATGCACGACGGCAGTATGACTACTCTGGATCAGGTCATCGTTCACTACATTGCCGGTGGCATACCAAGAGCAAGCCGATCAGACAAAATCAAAGTACGCCCAATGACTGCTCAGCAAATGCAGGATTTGCGCAGCTTCCTTGAAAGCCTGACCGGTGATGACCAGCCCGTCAGCCTGCCAATTCTGCCATTCTGA